DNA sequence from the Sphingomonas taxi genome:
GCGGTGCGCGGCGATCTCGCCGACGTCCGCCTCGCCGAACAGGTGTTCGCGCCGCATTATGCCGCGCCGATGGCCGCGGTGGCATTGGGCGACGCCGGCCTCTTCGCCGATCGCAATCTAAGCGAGCCGATCGCGACGCTCGCCACCGGTGACGTGTTCGAGGTGCTCGAACTCGCCGGGCGCCATGCCTGGGGCCGGGCGATCGGCCAGAATCTGGTCGGCTATGTCGACCGTTCCATCCTCGACAAGGCGAGCGCAGCATGAGCGTCACCGTGTTCATCGACGGCGCGGTCGGCACCACCGGCATCGACATCCGCGAGCGGTTGAGCGGCCGCACCGACATCGCTGTCGTGACGCTCGACGACTCGCGCCGCAAGGACGCTGATGCTCGCGCCGAGGCG
Encoded proteins:
- a CDS encoding SH3 domain-containing protein, whose product is MAKATPGRASQPSRRAFALTGPSVTLDPRTHAVRGDLADVRLAEQVFAPHYAAPMAAVALGDAGLFADRNLSEPIATLATGDVFEVLELAGRHAWGRAIGQNLVGYVDRSILDKASAA